The following are from one region of the Paenibacillus bovis genome:
- a CDS encoding carbohydrate ABC transporter permease yields the protein MMVSENTQVIAGQQTTAVRKKWLRSTDIAGWCFVLPLLVGVLGFSLYPMVSALLTSFRGNGAASAQWVGLTNYSRVLQDDLFWGALYNTIYIGGLSAILGIVFSFILASLVHHLPWQRTRNLFKAIFFLPNVVSAVATSLLFSLLFHPGKEGLINYALNWFGIDPVGWFTDPSIARLSVVFMILWSALGYNTIIFLAALQSVPREQYEAADIDGASALGKWRYITIPSLRPIFLFMIVMGVINGMKQFTNVWLIGGSAGNPSGALMTSVLYIYRNAFLSSQLGIATAASYLLFVFILLLTLVILKVNAKNQLN from the coding sequence ATGATGGTGTCTGAAAATACACAGGTAATCGCAGGTCAACAAACCACAGCCGTCCGCAAAAAATGGCTGCGTTCCACCGATATTGCCGGCTGGTGCTTTGTGCTGCCGCTGCTCGTTGGTGTGCTGGGCTTTTCTCTGTATCCAATGGTCTCTGCACTGCTCACTAGCTTCCGCGGTAATGGCGCTGCCTCTGCGCAGTGGGTAGGGTTGACCAACTATTCCAGAGTGCTGCAGGACGATCTGTTCTGGGGGGCTCTCTACAACACCATCTATATTGGCGGGCTGTCGGCCATACTTGGTATTGTGTTCTCCTTTATCCTGGCCAGTCTGGTACATCATCTACCCTGGCAGCGTACACGCAATCTGTTCAAAGCGATTTTTTTCCTTCCCAATGTGGTCTCGGCCGTAGCCACCAGTCTTCTGTTCAGTCTGTTATTTCATCCCGGCAAAGAAGGTCTGATCAACTATGCGCTAAACTGGTTCGGCATTGATCCGGTTGGCTGGTTTACCGATCCTTCGATTGCCCGTCTGAGCGTTGTATTCATGATTCTGTGGAGTGCGCTTGGATACAATACGATTATTTTCCTCGCTGCCCTGCAAAGTGTGCCGCGCGAGCAGTATGAAGCGGCAGATATTGATGGAGCGAGCGCGCTGGGCAAATGGCGTTATATTACGATTCCATCGCTACGTCCGATCTTCCTGTTCATGATTGTCATGGGCGTAATCAATGGTATGAAGCAGTTCACCAATGTATGGCTGATCGGTGGAAGTGCCGGTAATCCATCGGGTGCACTGATGACTTCGGTACTGTATATTTACCGCAATGCCTTTTTGTCTTCCCAGCTGGGGATTGCGACAGCGGCATCGTATCTGCTGTTTGTATTTATCCTGCTGCTGACACTGGTTATCCTCAAGGTAAACGCCAAAAACCAATTGAACTAG
- a CDS encoding siderophore ABC transporter substrate-binding protein codes for MKKWTLSLTLILAILVLAACGKEAGSTTGAAGSDAAPAATVKVAQTTGDVEVPKNPQRVVVFDMGILDTMDQLGIKPVAVPQDNLPPYLEKYKSSDYINAGGLKEPDFEKVSEAAPDLIIISGRQADSYEEFSKIAKTINLSVDTNDYMKSFTQNMNIIGEIFGKQDEINEALTAINNEVTATQEKVKKANHNALIVLANEGSLSAYGAGSRFGLIHDVLGFKAADPNIEVSTHGQSVSPEYVAEKNPDYLFVVDRGSAIGEDSSGKATVENALVKNTNAYKNGHIVYLNPYYWYLSGGGLQSVSEMVKEVGDAVQG; via the coding sequence ATGAAAAAATGGACACTGAGTTTGACACTTATTTTGGCGATACTAGTACTGGCTGCTTGCGGCAAAGAAGCCGGATCTACAACAGGAGCAGCAGGAAGCGATGCAGCACCAGCGGCTACTGTCAAAGTCGCTCAAACGACAGGAGATGTCGAAGTACCGAAAAATCCACAGCGTGTAGTTGTATTTGATATGGGCATCCTGGATACCATGGATCAGCTGGGTATTAAGCCTGTTGCTGTCCCGCAGGACAATCTGCCTCCTTATCTGGAAAAATACAAAAGCAGTGATTATATCAATGCAGGTGGTCTGAAAGAGCCGGACTTTGAGAAAGTCAGCGAAGCTGCACCGGACCTGATCATCATCTCCGGACGCCAGGCGGATTCCTATGAAGAATTCAGTAAAATTGCGAAGACGATCAACCTGAGTGTTGATACGAACGATTACATGAAATCTTTTACCCAAAACATGAATATCATCGGTGAAATCTTCGGCAAGCAGGATGAGATTAACGAAGCATTGACTGCTATCAATAATGAAGTAACGGCTACACAGGAAAAAGTAAAAAAAGCGAATCATAATGCACTGATTGTACTGGCTAATGAAGGCAGCCTGAGCGCATATGGAGCCGGTTCACGCTTTGGATTGATTCATGATGTACTGGGCTTCAAAGCCGCCGATCCGAACATCGAAGTATCTACGCACGGACAGAGTGTATCTCCCGAATATGTAGCCGAGAAAAATCCGGATTATCTGTTTGTTGTAGATCGCGGCAGTGCAATCGGTGAAGATTCATCCGGCAAAGCGACAGTCGAGAATGCCTTGGTTAAAAACACCAATGCCTATAAAAACGGACATATTGTCTACCTGAATCCTTACTATTGGTATCTCTCCGGTGGCGGTCTGCAATCCGTATCCGAAATGGTCAAAGAAGTAGGAGATGCAGTACAGGGATAA
- a CDS encoding ABC transporter substrate-binding protein: MRRKWQTVCIVLLVMILTACSSSAEGEAGSQTYSTENLQKVSDVSGTVRLSLAGWQLENGIDPVTGQETTGFNQYIDDTFKKMYPNIKLEITQVPWENAQAKQRAQLMSSDVDVIYTGGAFAAQYYNEGLLRDLDDLIDKDKTFDPSIYLEGIWNSSYSTRSPDGKHQYGIPAILGKRVTIYDKQIFADWGVEPLSEVPTPEEILEKAKKMTGTDPKTGEQTYGLWFSGNSINQSTFVALSYYFGEKGGEGTLDKPGDIKWSLDTPGMVKALEWMGEAAKLAPPAFVNGSGEENFGLEKNNVAMVLDNSGTTIMSEFRANGDKELLDRYVPVMNIGKNGTGWVAVDPFIMAKKAQNPEASWEVMKFLASYDTQKWAYLNFDYTPTLKNADFIEENNGYVKNAMKMADITKPTLMDEANPFYNSEIVPAVNGYLSESANGKSPDAKALLERLQSRAEDWSANQK, from the coding sequence ATGAGACGAAAATGGCAAACCGTATGTATTGTGCTGCTGGTGATGATCTTGACGGCATGTAGTTCCTCGGCAGAAGGCGAAGCGGGTTCGCAGACGTATAGTACGGAGAATTTACAAAAAGTGTCCGATGTATCCGGTACGGTACGCCTTTCTCTGGCCGGTTGGCAGCTGGAGAATGGTATCGATCCGGTGACCGGACAGGAGACGACCGGATTTAACCAGTATATCGATGATACATTCAAAAAAATGTATCCGAATATCAAACTGGAGATCACCCAGGTGCCGTGGGAGAATGCCCAGGCCAAGCAGCGCGCCCAGCTGATGTCGAGTGATGTGGATGTTATCTATACTGGCGGTGCTTTTGCTGCCCAGTATTATAATGAAGGATTGCTGCGTGACCTGGATGATCTGATCGACAAGGACAAGACGTTTGATCCGAGCATCTATCTGGAAGGAATCTGGAACAGCTCTTACAGCACACGTTCGCCAGATGGTAAGCATCAGTATGGTATTCCCGCTATTCTCGGCAAGCGCGTCACGATCTATGACAAGCAGATCTTCGCAGACTGGGGCGTAGAGCCATTATCCGAAGTCCCAACTCCCGAAGAGATTCTGGAAAAAGCCAAAAAAATGACCGGTACCGACCCGAAAACCGGCGAGCAGACGTATGGACTGTGGTTCTCTGGCAACTCGATCAACCAGTCTACCTTTGTTGCACTAAGCTATTATTTTGGTGAAAAAGGCGGCGAAGGAACGCTCGACAAACCGGGTGATATCAAATGGTCACTGGATACCCCTGGCATGGTCAAAGCACTGGAATGGATGGGCGAAGCGGCCAAGCTGGCACCACCGGCATTTGTAAATGGCAGCGGCGAAGAAAACTTTGGTCTGGAAAAGAACAATGTTGCTATGGTACTGGATAACAGCGGGACTACGATCATGAGTGAATTCCGTGCCAATGGAGACAAGGAACTGCTGGATCGTTATGTACCGGTCATGAATATCGGTAAAAACGGCACCGGCTGGGTAGCGGTAGATCCATTCATCATGGCCAAAAAAGCCCAGAACCCGGAAGCTTCCTGGGAAGTAATGAAGTTCCTGGCGAGCTATGACACCCAAAAATGGGCGTATCTGAACTTTGACTATACGCCTACACTAAAAAATGCAGACTTTATCGAAGAAAATAACGGCTACGTTAAAAATGCCATGAAGATGGCGGACATCACCAAGCCAACACTCATGGACGAAGCCAATCCATTCTACAACAGCGAAATTGTACCGGCGGTTAACGGTTATTTGAGCGAGTCGGCCAACGGCAAGTCACCAGATGCCAAAGCATTGCTGGAACGACTGCAGTCACGGGCTGAGGATTGGTCGGCTAATCAGAAGTGA
- a CDS encoding carbohydrate ABC transporter permease, whose product MDKTAPSLPKAPIKLGHQTSRKFTSFAIMFILCAASVTMVLPFIWMVMTSFDWGARLNIPFPPSFWPEDPSLRTYRAALTNVDLIRYILNSFVVAIGVIVISLFSALLSGYALSKIRFKGAGMVLVLALSTMMIPFEMTMIPQYMLFNQIHLLDTYWVFFLPALNYAFGTFLCKQFIDGLPGELREAALIDGASEYGIFPRIYLPLCMPIFATMVILQFLGVWNELIWPLLALNNPDKYTIQLGLAMFNYNNGSRQMPSIIMAATCISLIPVLVLYMFLQKYIVESIATTGLKQ is encoded by the coding sequence ATGGATAAAACTGCACCATCCCTCCCCAAAGCTCCGATAAAGCTGGGCCATCAAACCAGTCGCAAGTTCACCAGTTTTGCCATTATGTTTATTCTCTGCGCCGCCTCCGTGACGATGGTACTGCCATTTATCTGGATGGTTATGACCAGCTTTGACTGGGGAGCACGGCTCAATATTCCGTTTCCGCCGAGCTTTTGGCCGGAAGATCCGTCGCTGCGCACATACCGTGCAGCCCTCACCAATGTGGATCTGATCCGCTATATTCTGAATTCCTTTGTCGTGGCGATCGGTGTCATCGTAATCAGCCTGTTCTCTGCTCTGTTATCGGGATATGCACTGTCCAAGATCCGGTTTAAAGGAGCGGGCATGGTGCTGGTTCTGGCGCTCAGTACGATGATGATTCCTTTTGAAATGACAATGATTCCGCAGTACATGCTGTTTAACCAGATTCATCTCCTGGATACATATTGGGTTTTCTTTTTGCCGGCACTGAATTATGCGTTTGGTACCTTCCTGTGCAAGCAGTTTATTGACGGGCTGCCGGGTGAACTACGGGAGGCGGCATTGATCGACGGAGCGAGTGAATATGGCATTTTCCCGCGTATTTATTTGCCGCTCTGTATGCCGATTTTTGCCACGATGGTCATTTTGCAATTCCTGGGTGTGTGGAATGAATTAATCTGGCCGCTGCTGGCGCTGAACAATCCGGACAAGTACACGATTCAGCTCGGTCTGGCGATGTTCAATTACAACAACGGTTCCCGTCAGATGCCATCGATTATTATGGCTGCTACCTGTATCAGTCTGATCCCGGTACTGGTGCTGTATATGTTCCTGCAAAAATATATTGTGGAAAGTATCGCAACAACAGGTCTGAAGCAGTAA
- a CDS encoding ABC transporter ATP-binding protein: MLEVKNLSKTYNGKKVVDDVSLTINKGQITSFIGPNGAGKSTLLSMISRLITRDQGEVWLEGREIGSCDSRELARTLAILKQANHIELRLTIRELVAFGRFPYSQGRLKKEDERHVDEAIAYMELTEMQHKYLDELSGGQKQRAYIAMVLAQDTEYILLDEPLNNLDMKHSVQIMQTLRRMVQELGKTIVLVIHDINFASCYSDRIVALKNGRIVQEGSVEQIIDSDVLRSIYDLEIGIQEIEGQRICTFYA, translated from the coding sequence ATGCTGGAAGTCAAAAACCTGTCCAAAACGTATAACGGCAAAAAAGTGGTCGACGATGTCTCTCTGACGATCAACAAAGGGCAGATTACTTCGTTTATCGGTCCGAACGGAGCAGGCAAAAGTACCCTACTCTCTATGATCAGCCGTCTGATTACGAGAGATCAGGGTGAAGTATGGCTGGAAGGCCGCGAGATTGGCAGCTGTGACAGCAGAGAGCTAGCGCGTACGCTGGCGATTCTCAAGCAGGCCAACCATATCGAACTGCGACTGACGATTCGCGAACTGGTGGCTTTTGGCCGGTTCCCCTATTCACAGGGCCGACTGAAAAAGGAAGATGAACGTCATGTAGATGAAGCCATTGCCTATATGGAGCTTACCGAGATGCAGCACAAATACCTCGACGAGCTGAGCGGCGGTCAGAAGCAGCGTGCCTATATTGCGATGGTGCTCGCCCAGGACACCGAGTATATCCTGCTCGATGAGCCGCTCAATAATCTGGATATGAAGCACTCCGTCCAGATTATGCAGACGCTGCGCCGGATGGTACAGGAGCTGGGCAAGACGATTGTGCTGGTCATTCACGATATTAACTTTGCTTCCTGTTATTCGGACCGGATCGTCGCACTCAAAAACGGCCGGATCGTACAGGAAGGCAGTGTAGAGCAGATTATCGATAGCGATGTACTGCGCAGCATTTATGATCTGGAGATTGGTATCCAGGAGATTGAAGGGCAGCGTATTTGTACATTTTACGCCTGA